The proteins below are encoded in one region of Oryzias melastigma strain HK-1 linkage group LG7, ASM292280v2, whole genome shotgun sequence:
- the LOC112159034 gene encoding serine/arginine-rich splicing factor 6 isoform X2 codes for MPRVYIGRLSYHVRDKDIKRFFSGYGKLLEVDMKNGYGFVEFEDNRDADDAVYELNGKELCGERVIVEHARGPRRDRDGNGGGYWGGGRSSGYSSSSSSSSRTRVGRDKYGPPVRTEYRLIVANLSSRCSWQDLKDFMRQAGEVTYADAHKECPNQGVIEFRSYSDMKRALDKLDGTDINGRKIRLVQDQPQKRRSYSGSRSRSRSRRRSRSRSRRSSKSRSRSHSRSRSRSNRRRRSRSRSGKSRSRSKSRSQSRKSRSRSADRKSRSKSRSKGKSDRDSRSRSKEKSADKKSRSRSASPVENGEKEPPEKSPNRSPSPQEGDRRSNSREKRSASRSKSRSRSNSRSRSASQD; via the exons atgcCTCGTGTTTACATAGGCCGACTAAGCTATCATGTCCGTGATAAAGACATTAAGAGGTTCTTTAGCGGGTATGGTAAACTACTGGAAGTCGATATGAAAAACGG CTATGGCTTTGTTGAGTTTGAGGATAACAGAGATGCTGACGATGCTGTGTACGAGCTCAACGGGAAGGAGCTGTGTGGGGAGCGGGTGATCGTCGAGCACGCCCGCGGACCGCGGCGAGACCGGGACGGCAACGGTGGGGGTTACTGGGGTGGTGGGCGCA gcagcggttacagcagcagcagtagcagcagcagcaggacccGTGTAGGCAGAGACAAGTATGGACCTCCGGTCCGTACTGAGTACCGTCTCATTGTGGCGAACTTGTCCAGTCGTTGCAGCTGGCAGGACCTTAAG GACTTTATGCGTCAGGCTGGAGAGGTTACTTATGCCGATGCTCACAAGGAATGCCCTAACCAGGGAGTAATTGAGTTCCGAAGCTATTCTGACATGAAGAGAGCTTTGGACAAGCTGGATGGAACAGACATTAATGGCCGAAAGATTCGTTTGGTTCAAGACCAACCTCAAAAGAGAAGGTCCTACTCTGGTAGTCGGTCCAG GTCTCGTAGTCGCCGCCGTTCACGCAGCAGGAGTCGCAGGAGCTCAAAGAGCCGTTCCAGATCCCACTCTAG GTCTCGTTCTCGCAGCAACAGAAGGCGTCGTTCCCGCTCACGATCTGGAAAGTCTCGCTCAAG GTCCAAGTCTCGTTCTCAATCTCGCAAGTCTCGCTCCCGCTCGGCTGACCGGAAGTCTCGTTCCAAGAGCCGCTCCAAGGGGAAGTCTGATCGGGATTCTCGTAGCAGATCAAAGGAAAAGTCTGCCGATAAAAAGTCTCGCAGCCGCTCCGCCTCCCCTGTTGAAAATGGAGAAAAGGAGCCTCCAGAGAAATCACCCAACCGTTCCCCATCCCCACAGGAAGGTGATCGCCGATCCAACTCAAGAGAAAAGCGCTCGGCCTCCCGCTCAAAGTCCCGCTCACGGTCCAATTCCCGGTCCAGATCAGCCTCTCAGGATTAG
- the LOC112159034 gene encoding serine/arginine-rich splicing factor 6 isoform X1 produces MPRVYIGRLSYHVRDKDIKRFFSGYGKLLEVDMKNGYGFVEFEDNRDADDAVYELNGKELCGERVIVEHARGPRRDRDGNGGGYWGGGRSSGYSSSSSSSSRTRVGRDKYGPPVRTEYRLIVANLSSRCSWQDLKDFMRQAGEVTYADAHKECPNQGVIEFRSYSDMKRALDKLDGTDINGRKIRLVQDQPQKRRSYSGSRSRSRSRRRSRSRSRRSSKSRSRSHSRSRSRSNRRRRSRSRSGKSRSRSGERKSRSLSHKSRSRSRSRSRRSKSRSQSRKSRSRSADRKSRSKSRSKGKSDRDSRSRSKEKSADKKSRSRSASPVENGEKEPPEKSPNRSPSPQEGDRRSNSREKRSASRSKSRSRSNSRSRSASQD; encoded by the exons atgcCTCGTGTTTACATAGGCCGACTAAGCTATCATGTCCGTGATAAAGACATTAAGAGGTTCTTTAGCGGGTATGGTAAACTACTGGAAGTCGATATGAAAAACGG CTATGGCTTTGTTGAGTTTGAGGATAACAGAGATGCTGACGATGCTGTGTACGAGCTCAACGGGAAGGAGCTGTGTGGGGAGCGGGTGATCGTCGAGCACGCCCGCGGACCGCGGCGAGACCGGGACGGCAACGGTGGGGGTTACTGGGGTGGTGGGCGCA gcagcggttacagcagcagcagtagcagcagcagcaggacccGTGTAGGCAGAGACAAGTATGGACCTCCGGTCCGTACTGAGTACCGTCTCATTGTGGCGAACTTGTCCAGTCGTTGCAGCTGGCAGGACCTTAAG GACTTTATGCGTCAGGCTGGAGAGGTTACTTATGCCGATGCTCACAAGGAATGCCCTAACCAGGGAGTAATTGAGTTCCGAAGCTATTCTGACATGAAGAGAGCTTTGGACAAGCTGGATGGAACAGACATTAATGGCCGAAAGATTCGTTTGGTTCAAGACCAACCTCAAAAGAGAAGGTCCTACTCTGGTAGTCGGTCCAG GTCTCGTAGTCGCCGCCGTTCACGCAGCAGGAGTCGCAGGAGCTCAAAGAGCCGTTCCAGATCCCACTCTAG GTCTCGTTCTCGCAGCAACAGAAGGCGTCGTTCCCGCTCACGATCTGGAAAGTCTCGCTCAAGGTCCGGAGAAAGGAAATCTCGCTCCCTTAGCCATAAATCCCGTTCACGGTCTCGATCCCGATCTCGCAGGTCCAAGTCTCGTTCTCAATCTCGCAAGTCTCGCTCCCGCTCGGCTGACCGGAAGTCTCGTTCCAAGAGCCGCTCCAAGGGGAAGTCTGATCGGGATTCTCGTAGCAGATCAAAGGAAAAGTCTGCCGATAAAAAGTCTCGCAGCCGCTCCGCCTCCCCTGTTGAAAATGGAGAAAAGGAGCCTCCAGAGAAATCACCCAACCGTTCCCCATCCCCACAGGAAGGTGATCGCCGATCCAACTCAAGAGAAAAGCGCTCGGCCTCCCGCTCAAAGTCCCGCTCACGGTCCAATTCCCGGTCCAGATCAGCCTCTCAGGATTAG
- the eif2s2 gene encoding eukaryotic translation initiation factor 2 subunit 2 isoform X2, protein MSGDEMIFDPNMTKKKKKKKKPFMVDEEGGEGAGGEEAKEGEAKEVDPEVGEDKEVDIDEDESRKKEPSDDVTDLNFTNQKKKKKKPKKNFNDLEEGLKELQIEGEQTKPQEDDMDLVLPTKKKKPKKPDMDEGGRELLENDEALDDDEGKISDGISFSSSSGPAWAGSERDYTYDELLNRVFNIMREKNPDMVAGEKRKFVMKPPQVVRVGTKKTSFVNFTDICKLLHRQPKHLLAFLLAELGTSGSIDGNNQLVIKGRFQQKQIENVLRRYIKEYVTCHTCRSPDTILQKDTRLYFLQCETCHSRCSVASIKAGFQAVTSKRAQLRAKAN, encoded by the exons ATGTCAGGAGACGAG ATGATTTTTGATCCAAACATGaccaagaagaaaaagaagaagaagaagcctttCATGGTGGATGAGGAAGGTGGAGAGGGCGCTGGAGGAGAAGAGGCCAAAGAGGGGGAAGCAAAGGAGGTCGACCCAGAGGTTGGAGAGGATAAAGAAGTGGATATAGATGAAGATGAAAGCAGAAAGAAAG AGCCATCGGATGATGTTACTGACCTGAACTTTACcaaccagaagaaaaagaagaagaaacctaAAAAGAATTTTAATGATTTAGAAGAAGGATTGAAG GAATTGCAAATTGAAGGCGAGCAAACAAAACCGCAAGAGGACGACATGGATTTGGTACTtccaacaaaaaagaagaagccaaAGAAACCCGATATGGATGAAGGCGGCAGAGAGCTTTTGGAAAACGATGAAG CACTGGATGATGATGAGGGCAAGATCAGCGATGGGATTTCTTTCAGTTCCTCTTCAGGACCTGCCTGGGCTGGCTCAGAAAGGGATTACACTTATGATGAG CTCTTAAACAGAGTCTTCAACATCATGAGAGAGAAGAACCCAGACATGGTGGCTGGAGAGAAGAGGAAGTTTGTGATGAAGCCTCCTCAAGTGGTCCGAGTGGGAACCAAAAAAACCTCTTTTGTCAACTTCACAGACATCTGCAAACT GTTGCATCGTCAGCCTAAACATCTCCTCGCTTTTCTGCTGGCTGAGCTGGGAACAAG TGGCTCTATAGATGGAAATAATCAGCTGGTGATCAAAGGCAGATTTCAACAGAAACAAATTGAAAATGTGTTAAGAAGATACATCA AGGAATATGTGACATGTCACACCTGCCGCTCTCCAGACACCATCTTGCAGAAGGACACTCGTCTTTATTTCCTGCAGTGCGAGACGTGCCACTCCCGCTGCTCCGTGGCTAGCATCAAGGCCGGCTTCCAGGCTGTGACTAGCAAGAGAGCACAGCTCCGCGCCAAAGCCAACTGA
- the eif2s2 gene encoding eukaryotic translation initiation factor 2 subunit 2 isoform X1, translating into MSGDEMIFDPNMTKKKKKKKKPFMVDEEGGEGAGGEEAKEGEAKEVDPEVGEDKEVDIDEDESRKKVKFLLEPSDDVTDLNFTNQKKKKKKPKKNFNDLEEGLKELQIEGEQTKPQEDDMDLVLPTKKKKPKKPDMDEGGRELLENDEALDDDEGKISDGISFSSSSGPAWAGSERDYTYDELLNRVFNIMREKNPDMVAGEKRKFVMKPPQVVRVGTKKTSFVNFTDICKLLHRQPKHLLAFLLAELGTSGSIDGNNQLVIKGRFQQKQIENVLRRYIKEYVTCHTCRSPDTILQKDTRLYFLQCETCHSRCSVASIKAGFQAVTSKRAQLRAKAN; encoded by the exons ATGTCAGGAGACGAG ATGATTTTTGATCCAAACATGaccaagaagaaaaagaagaagaagaagcctttCATGGTGGATGAGGAAGGTGGAGAGGGCGCTGGAGGAGAAGAGGCCAAAGAGGGGGAAGCAAAGGAGGTCGACCCAGAGGTTGGAGAGGATAAAGAAGTGGATATAGATGAAGATGAAAGCAGAAAGAAAG TTAAATTTCTTCTAGAGCCATCGGATGATGTTACTGACCTGAACTTTACcaaccagaagaaaaagaagaagaaacctaAAAAGAATTTTAATGATTTAGAAGAAGGATTGAAG GAATTGCAAATTGAAGGCGAGCAAACAAAACCGCAAGAGGACGACATGGATTTGGTACTtccaacaaaaaagaagaagccaaAGAAACCCGATATGGATGAAGGCGGCAGAGAGCTTTTGGAAAACGATGAAG CACTGGATGATGATGAGGGCAAGATCAGCGATGGGATTTCTTTCAGTTCCTCTTCAGGACCTGCCTGGGCTGGCTCAGAAAGGGATTACACTTATGATGAG CTCTTAAACAGAGTCTTCAACATCATGAGAGAGAAGAACCCAGACATGGTGGCTGGAGAGAAGAGGAAGTTTGTGATGAAGCCTCCTCAAGTGGTCCGAGTGGGAACCAAAAAAACCTCTTTTGTCAACTTCACAGACATCTGCAAACT GTTGCATCGTCAGCCTAAACATCTCCTCGCTTTTCTGCTGGCTGAGCTGGGAACAAG TGGCTCTATAGATGGAAATAATCAGCTGGTGATCAAAGGCAGATTTCAACAGAAACAAATTGAAAATGTGTTAAGAAGATACATCA AGGAATATGTGACATGTCACACCTGCCGCTCTCCAGACACCATCTTGCAGAAGGACACTCGTCTTTATTTCCTGCAGTGCGAGACGTGCCACTCCCGCTGCTCCGTGGCTAGCATCAAGGCCGGCTTCCAGGCTGTGACTAGCAAGAGAGCACAGCTCCGCGCCAAAGCCAACTGA
- the chmp4ba gene encoding charged multivesicular body protein 4c, which translates to MSLFGKIFGGGGKGGKGPSPQEAIQKLRETEEMLTKKQEFLEKKIDQELQIAKKNGTKNKRAALQALKRKKRYEKQLAQIDGTLSTIEFQREALENANTNTEVLKNMGFAAKAMKSAHENMDIDKVDDLMQDITEQQELAQEISDAISKPVGFGEEFDEDELLAELDELEQEDLDASLLKIGGPENVPLPNVPSTSLPSRPARKEEDEDDMEDLQRWAMEAM; encoded by the exons ATGTCATTGTTTGGTAAGATATTTGGTGGAGGAGGTAAAGGAGGAAAGGGACCCAGTCCGCAAGAGGCGATCCAGAAACTCCGAGAGACGGAGGAGATGCTAACGAAGAAACAAgagtttttagagaaaaagatTGACCAGGAACTACAAATTGCCAAGAAAAATGGAACGAAAAACAAGAGAG cgGCTCTTCAGGCTTTGAAAAGAAAGAAGCGGTACGAAAAGCAGCTCGCCCAGATCGACGGCACGCTCTCCACCATCGAGTTCCAGAGGGAGGCTCTGGAGAAcgccaacacaaacacagaagtgCTCAAAAACATGGGCTTTGCTGCCAAGGCCATGAAGTCTGCACATGAAAACAT GGACATCGACAAAGTTGATGACCTGATGCAGGACattacagagcagcaggagctggcTCAGGAGATCTCTGACGCCATCTCTAAACCTGTAGGTTTTGGAGAGGAGTTTGATGAG GACGAGCTGTTGGCAGAGCTGGATGAGCTGGAACAGGAAGACCTGGACGCAAGTCTTCTGAAGATCGGAGGACCGGAGAACGTCCCTCTCCCCAACGTGCCTTCAACTTCATTACCTTCCAGACCtg CCAGGAAAGAAGAAGACGAGGATGACATGGAGGACCTGCAGCGCTGGGCAATGGAAGCTATGTAA